One Babylonia areolata isolate BAREFJ2019XMU chromosome 27, ASM4173473v1, whole genome shotgun sequence DNA window includes the following coding sequences:
- the LOC143301445 gene encoding very-long-chain 3-oxoacyl-CoA reductase-like has translation MDIVLISRNPQKLSAVAEQIVQQFQVSVKVITADFKKTDIYDNIKQQLTGLDIGVLVNNVGMGTPLNYLCEIDDFEQLYRDVVNVNVLSAVMMTGIVLPDMVQRKRGAIINVSSAAGLRPAPFITVYSATKVFLRYFSEALNMEYSPQGVTIQVVCPTFVETNMTSGATGSWNCIERWFYPTSDVYVTAALGTLGREPCTPAYWRHELWIYGYLMMSESSVKSFLLGLRNKVAQRHKED, from the exons TTCAGCAGTTCCAGGTGTCAGTGAAAGTGATCACGGCAGACTTCAAGAAAACAGACATCTACGACAACATCAAGCAACAGCTGACTGGACTGGACATTGGCGTTctgg TGAACAATGTTGGTATGGGGACCCCACTCAATTACCTTTGTGAAATAGACGACTTCGAACAG TTGTACAGAGATGTCGTCAACGTGAATGTCCTTTCTGCTGTCATG ATGACGGGCATAGTGCTGCCTGACATGGTTCAGCGGAAAAGGGGAGCAATCATCAACGTGTCCTCTGCAGCAGGATTGCGGCCCGCGCCTTTCATCACCGTCTACTCTGCAACCAAG GTCTTTCTTCGCTATTTCTCAGAAGCTCTGAACATGGAATATTCCCCTCAGGGTGTCACAATCCAG GTGGTGTGTCCCACCTTTGTGGAGACCAACATGACCAGCGGGGCCACTGGATCCTGGAACTGCATAGAGAGGTGGTTCTACCCGACCTCTGACGTGTACGTCACAGCAGCTCTCGGTACCCTCGGCAGGGAGCCCTGCACCCCGGCATACTGGCGCCACGAGCTCTGG ATATATGGTTACCTGATGATGTCTGAATCGTCCGTCAAGTCCTTTTTGCTGGGGCTCAGAAACAAGGTGGCGCAACGTCACAAGGAAGATTGA